From the Labrus mixtus chromosome 10, fLabMix1.1, whole genome shotgun sequence genome, the window GGGAGTCATCgcactggatttaaaaaaagctgttgaTGATTGTGAAAGAACTCGTcagcttttgtttctgtcttaaaATTCTGTTTAATGTCTGAACAATGTCTGAATATGTACAGAAAAGTTAATatcgatttatttattttatttacaaaaaataacaaaaacaaaaaatcaaacaaagaaatgctgtaattaaaaatatgttgaaaacaaataaaatctaaaCACAACATTATTTGCCAGAAAAGGAGTAGAAAAAAGTTCAAACTTGTTTAATCCTACCCCCCAAAATGCGCAATAAATCTTAATTTTtgcacacaaaatacaaaatatgttgCACTTTGTGGGACTTTCGGGGCTGGAACTGAGATTCATTTGACAGAAGAATTAATTAAGAAAAAACACGAGTAAAAATGAAtaggaaatgtttttctgttatcacattaattattattttgtttgttctgatagatagatagatagatagatagatagatagatactttattgatcccgagggaaattcaaagcatccagtagcaggttacaaagacgtacatgacatgaaacatttgttacaaattaaaccacaaaaccgaccccccccccccccccccccccccccccccccccccaccccccacccccgccatacatatatattaacccgaaaaaaaagatttaaagaatacctctagacgaatcaaaacttaaactgtgcaattaaaaatagacttatacaagaaatgtacataacccgtgcagggataaaaaatatatgtgtaatttaaacaagaacctataaacagttgaggaaaaaaaatctgtaattagacctgaatataaaaaaaaataagaataaaaaagtgttgaccttctgaagttgtgtgtttatatatgtacagcaatgtttaaaaagctgaaaaatacagacaaaaaatTATACAATGATCTAAActaaatttaattattttctttataatcATAAAAATTCTTAGTATTGAAGTATTGAAATCAGTCTGCTTTAGAATAGGaaaaacatagactgtaaatattaagggcATTTTTGTTCCTCCGGCTCCCCAGGGGGCGCTGCAGGCTAAGATTCCAGTTTCCTTCCTGTGTGGTGTCACGTTGATTTCAGTCCGTCACGAACAACAACACATGTGAGCGAAGCTTGCCGGAGAGCGGagatgttttcctctctgaaaGACAAAGTCGGGCAGGTTTTGTTGCCGGGAGATGAATTCTCCTTTGACACCGAGGACACCATCTCCCTCACGACTCCCGTGAAGCTGGAGAAGGTGGTGTGTGGTCCGGGTCTGAGGCGGAGCGGAGACCGACTGCAGGTGTGTAAAAGCGGCGTCCTGCGACACAAAGCTCCCAACATGTTCTGGATGGACTCACAGCAGAGGAGGGTGAGTGTGCACACACTGATATCAACACCAAAGAGATGTTTACTGAGGAATGTAATGACTGGCACAACATGCACGACCTCAGCAGATAATGTGAGGCGATGAGGACCCTGAAGGGGAATGTTCTGGACAGGTGTTGGAGtagtgcatgctgggagttgagtgtgtgtgtctctgtcctcagtaCGTCCCGGTTAAAGGAGAAACAGTCATCGGCATTGTGACAGTCAAATCAGGAGACATCTTCAAGGTGGACTTTGGAGGGAGTGAGCAGGCGTCTCTGTCCTACCTGGCGTTTGAGGGAGCAACCAAGAGGAACCGCCCCAATGTCCAGGTGAGGACACGATGTGAGAGGGGGGTATACCGCTCCCTCCCTGACCCTGTTTATGTAACacttccctcccctctgtgtgtgttgcaggtagGGGACCTGGTGTTCGCTCAGTTCGTGGTGGCCAATAAGGACATGGAGccggagctggtgtgtgtggACAGCGGGGGTCGGGCCAATGGGATGGGGGTGTTTGGAGGAGGAGGTCTGCTCTTCACCGTGTCTCTGGGACTCGTCAGAAGGTAAAAAATCACACTCAAACATTTGTCTCTGCCTCCACCTCCTAAGACCCCCTAATAACCCCcaatctgccccccccccctccccttcagACTGCTGGCCCCCCAAAGTGACCTGATGCAGGACCTGCAGAAGCTGTTCCCCTGTGAGCTGGTGGTCGGGATGAACGGCCGTCTGTGGGTCCGCTCCTCCAGCGCCCAGCGGACCCTTATCATTGCCAACCTGCTGCAGAGCTGTGAGACCATGACGGCCCCCCAGAGGAAGGCGCTGTTCGCCAGGGTGGCAGAGGGGACGCTGTAGAGACCCCCAGAGACATGCACTGTTTACCAGGGTTGCACAGGGGGTGCTGTAAGAGACCCCAGAGACGGGCGCTGTTCACCAGGGTGGAAAGCGGACATTATAGAGCACCCAGAGACGGGCGCTGTTCAGGAGGGGATTCTCCACAAACTGATACTGGATCAGAGTTTAAAGCAGTCTGAGGGTTCGTTTGCAGGTTATCCTAATCTAGACtctaaacataaacatttaaagactttatatgtgattttttgatccagcagatgtcgcccttgagcaccagcatgaaaccaaaccaacttgcgctgcattgttgtgttagcatgctaatgctagcgatctttattatgctcgtatcttcacactccatgtaaatttacctgaaatgagcgtgatctagaaacacagttaagcagtgagtatagtatgttattcttcttttctctagtccctcaattaaacaacttttatacaacaggggaggagtcagccggccgaccaggcgatgtaaacaaagtgaagataggactcggaaatcATCatagacagtgggactcgggtgttacacccattgtagacagtcatgactcacagagttattttcagaggagatacttgatttctacatttaagtgtgaaaaatcacatattcagcctttaatgtttattaaatgtattctggatgttttgttttttctaaactATTTCACATTGTTCGTCTGTCAACACCATCAGGGATTTGCTCTACACCTTCGACTGCCTTTCTCtatgaagtttgtttttgttattctaGAAGTTTTTTTGAACTTCAGATGTATCCTCAGAGTGGTTAATCCATTAACTTTTATTACCAAACAgacacatgttttatatttgtgtgttttgtaataatgaaaataaaactttttcaaAGTCtaatttatttctgtatgtttttttgtttagaagAAACTAGAGGTTACTTTATGTTGAGTTTATCTTAACACTGAGATCACACATCACTGTGGAAGGTGTTTAAAAGCTTTGAAATGttacttcattttaaatgtttacagttgATTTAAgtttatcaaaaataaaatatttaaaactaaacagattttattttcactgaCGGATTCAGTCGGTCTGCCAACTTTTAAGTAattgaaaaatgtacagtatttatACAACATATATTGGGGAGGACTCTGGATTTGTGTTGACTTAACGTGGAGCCACAATATGTGACTCTGTTTtgtagtacatttgtagtccGTGTCGACCATTcacgtatcagcaggctttggtttATACAGGAGGAACAGTCAGTGTGGACAGCAGGAAACTTGGAAAATGACTCAGGCCAAACGCTAGTTGTGCAAATGACATCCAGGCTCCTATCATTACAATGTTTTATTGATCCCTATAAACATATCTGTATAAAAGTGATTGTCTGAAAGCCAATCAGCATTTCCTGACACATATTAAAAGTTGTTTacttctcctcttgaggacaaACCGGACACAGCttgactttttcctttttatgaatctgcatcatgatgttattttaacaaactTAAGACTTGTTAACGTGAGTGAAGCACAAgaaaagttgtttatttttcaggttCATACTGCTGAAGTAATCCAAAGTGACGCCTCTGAATAATGTGTCATTAAACTGAGACTCACTAAAAAACAAGAGCAGGATGTGATAAACCCAGACACAAGAGATTTTATTTTGCAGTCGTAAACACTGCacagaaggaaggaagaagaggaagtctTGCCTGGAAGTCATTTAATGCTTACCGCTTTCTGATAAAGTTCTCCTACTCTGATGTCCCtaaaagcaacaacagaaaaTCTTCACTGTAATCTggtttgatgttttaatttaaaaaagtttttaatgattttattttgtatttttgtggtGTCTTAGGCTAAGGGTTGTTTACTTCCGGTTTGGATacaaaacctgcttttatttttgaaagaaaatgaagaacttGTGGTAGACTGAAAGTTACAACATTAACTCAACAATGGAAAAAATCGAAGTAAACGAAAACAGCTCAAGAGGAcggtaaaaaagtgaaaagtttgATGTCATGACGATAAAATCACTTTGGACTTGTCAAATGAACGATCTAGGAGTTGTTGTTTTCAAGTGAAATGTCAGGGGGCACTGCTGTCTGTGTGGTCGCTTCTAAAGTGACAAAATAGCACGTAatcaatgtggaaaaaaagaacaatgcatTACCTGTCGGACCTCAATTGCATCGCAATTAAAGCTGAGAGCCCCGAGTGTTAGATGAATTGTTGTTAGATGAATTGTTATGTATCTGATTAAAGAGGTCAATAAATCATCATGAGAATTCTgccgaacaaaaaaaaaaatcaaacagactCCAGTTCCTCATCATCAATACATCTTTATGTttacacatgaatacacactgatacacctccaccacacacacacacacacacacacaccagtttaGCCATTTACACTGGATCCACTTTAAGGCACATAACAGCTGATCAATCACTGATCATCaataaacaacatgttttgtctgcgtagcaacaaacaaacaaataaacaaacacagctaaACCTTAACATTGAGAACAGGATCAGGCAATGCaaacatttatacacacactctctgattgtttgattgacagctgataAAACCAGTTTGGTCGTACTGATCAGTGATCACCTGCAGCTGTCGGAGGATGTTTTTCAAGTCTTTGGTACTAACAGCTGAGTGATTGATCGATtcatgaatcaatcaatcaaccactcaataaatcaacaaatcaaatacATCCATCCgtgaatcaatcaattaatgCATCAATCAacgcatccatccatccaccaatctatcaatcaatcaagtcaTTCCTTCGTCACTGATTGATTTTGGTTCCAGCTGAtcagttttgacatttttaataaactttgggattgtttaaatataaagaGACAATCAATAAACATCtgttgatacacacacacacacacacacacacacacacacacacacacacacacacacacacacacacacacacacacacacacacacacacacacacacacacacacacacacacacacacacacacacacacacacacacacacacacacacacacacacacacacacacacacacacacacacacacacacacacacacacacacacacacacacacacacacacacacacacacacaaacaaacaaacaaacaaaacagggtGTGGAGTTCAGATTTGGTTCTGACCTGGTTCCACTGATTATCGATCTGTAAGGATTAACTTTGACCCTGTAGAGTTCTGGTCCTCTCAGCTGTTTCCACGGCAACCTCACAGAGACCAGGACCAGCCTGAGCTgtgtccatcagtgtgtgtgtgtgtgtgtgtgtgtgtgtatgtatatgtgtgtttgtttaaataacTGACTGATGGCGAGCAGAGACATTAAAGCAGCAGTGTTGATTTggtgccctctagtggtgaaTGTAGTCAGATGTGGTTTGAAACACAGCCGACTGTGCAAGAGTTTCCATCTTTAGATTTAGTCATTCTAACAAAAGTCAAGCGTCCGTATTTTTAGGCATTAAATCACCTGATATGAACAGACTGATAAGGATTATAATCAAATAATCAATATTGTCTGACACACTGTTTAATCTGAGCTGGACATCTTCTCTATTCTGGATTTATGAACTCTTACTGCAGATTGATTTCATCTTAATTATTCTCatgacttgtgtttgttttgctgttttatttaacacttttttttataattatatgaatttttttttctttaactttaactcctgaaaacatccaAATTcttctgttgcttcgtctgccaTCTTATTGCATCTTTTTGACGTTGTGTCCTGCCTCCCACAAACATATTcctaaaatgtcttaaaatatcAATTACATTGTAAAAGTGTTGTATTGTTTTAGCCATTTAAAAGTTGTCTCTCTGCTGGGATCAGGATGACCCTCATTTTTTGATCAAATTTATTACAAGCCTGCTCAAAGTTCAAACACAAAGTGGAGGTTTGACCAGGATTAAAACCAGGATTGTATCCGATTACGtaatcattttgtcttttgaacAACCTGATTCCAAGATTAATACTATCAATTAGTTCAAATCCTGTTGGATTAACTTTGAAAAAcgactgttttttatttgtttgtttgatgttgTTGATCTCAGGAGGAGCAGTTAAACTGTTCTGAGGTGAAGCAGCTCTGATGTGCCCAGGTGAGGCTCACCtgtcctgcagagaggaagTACATCTCTACCATGACTCAGCGGGTCTAAAGATTGACTGCAATCCTCAACAGCTTTAACACCAGCTCACCAGTCATCTTCAGGGGCGGAGCCTGCTGTCGTCATGGAGACCAGCAGGGGTCAGACTTCTGAAGCAGTTTAATGACTTATTctaaatttaaattatttatatcaATCACCAGATCTTAACCCACCTGATCATTGCCCATAATTCCCCACCAGTAAACCCTGACCATGTGACTCAGCAGCCCTGATTGTCTGAgagtgattttaaaaataaaagacttgtGCAAGCAGCTGATTGGTTACAGTCATCGTCCGATCAGAGGTGAGAATTCAGTCTGCCAGAGGAATCACAAATGTTCAGTCCGTCtgtttgtgcaaaaacaaaaccagctgATGTCCAGCAGGTCGGATCACTCCGAACTTAAAGTTTCAAGTGTCAAAGGCACGTTTGGTTTTTACTGTCAGTCTACGCTCAGTCGACTCCGTCCACTCTCTCATCATCATGGTTTCCCCACATCCACAGTGATCTTAGTGAAAAGGTTGTGCTTCTCGATCTTCACCACGCGGTACGACAGAGAGTTGATCCCGTCTTTCCACATCGTGTCTCTGGTGTGTTTTATCCGGTTAAACCTATCAGgaaacagtagaagaagagggGTTAGCAAAGGTAAGACATGGGAGGGACAGGTGGAGGACAGGTGGAGGACAGGTGAAGCAGACTTCAGTTGCCTGAAAGGCGGCAAATTTGAGTTAAGGTCAGAACCCTTCGCTTTAGCTCAACCCCGTTGCACTCGTGCAGTAGCCTCAATTAATCAGGAGTAAACTTTGCTTTTGGTGCATTCaagtggtgtcggacacatcggaaaaacgtgtttccgagttgtaaaatgcgcatgaacacctgctcaagtcagaacaacaactcggaaactcggaaaagaatTATGTGCCCGACTTCCCGatttgacgtcagaatcgtcattacatgaggggcaaaatatgttttcttaaagTTAACATACTTTTcattaattcacgtattgcacatccactttttgctcaaatataacttctTATTCTTTAAgatcttcttcgtagcatcaacgAAGCATCAcgtttttttgctgttgttacaacattccgaATTTCTGAtctgaaatcacgtgaacacactgaagtcggaaaaacgacttcccaactcggaaacttggaccacctgagcagcacctgaatgcagcatatgtCAAACCCTGGTTTTTTGCGAGGATCATGTTCGTCAATAATATCAAATAAACCACCATAGAAGTATTACCAAGCACTTTCAGCATCATCAGAAATGTGATCATGAAACATCCCTGTTCATCAAACTGCTTCAACATGCAGCTTGGTTTTGACAGTctagtcaaagtcaaagtcaactttattgtcaatttcaaaatatgccagacatacagtggaatcgaaattgcgtttgtctccatcccacggtgcaatacaaccaaaataaggtcaaataagataaggtaaaatagataaaataaaatgaggtaaaaataagataaataatatttacagtaataaattctaaattgtgcaaaaggtacaaaatggtaaattaaattaaattaaatttaaagaaaaagtaaacttgtgcaatatgtgcaatgtgcagtaaactgattgtacttttgagatgttagcttcagagttattagtccagagttcttggtggcaaacgggagggggtttcaatgtccagtgttcgtgggggcagaggggagggaaggaagagaggggagagagttaagcttcctgacagcttggtggaagtgTTTATAACTGTGGCAACAGCACAGCAGTGTTTCATTCGTTGACGTGACCAATGATGATTGTCAACAATCCTTTTTCCATAACGAAGACCAAAAAGAATGGCAGACAATCTCCTGCATACTGTCTACATTAAACAAATAGAAAGgtttctctctcgctcacagAAGCTTATTGTTCAAAATATGACTAAAGGACTTGGTGCCCCAAAGATCTAGAGTTTTTTTcagcttctgtactttttgatactgttgaacatttatttttttaaagtatcaaACTTTttgataatacatttaaataataatataaatagtaaataataacaaaatagaGGACCTCTTTGCAGCTCACATGCAGTAACCTCACTGCCCACCAGGGGTCTGCAGCCTATGCTGTGTGTCCACTGCTTTATTATATATAACTGATTCGATTTCCCGCCCTGTGGCTAAATGTcctgtgtaaacgtgtgtgaagCGATTACCTCTGAGGATTGGGCTCgttctttttgtctctctcgtGTCGAATCATCCGACATTTCCCTGCCTCCCCGCTCGGCCTGGAGATCGTCATTCCTTTGGACACCAGTCTGGAACAAACATTGATTTTAGGATTTAGGATTATTTGAGTTGGCACCTTTTATTTCAATGATAAACTCTCCTGAAGGCCAGCCTCTCACTCTCATGTTTTCAGACACTTAAAATATAGAACAATTATCAGTGTGTCAATAAATCAAAAGTTATTCATGTTCTTTCTGCTTTATCAGGAGCTGACACAGTTTCCCAGCAGGCATCACTCTATCCCGATCTCACCTtattagtcacacacacacacacacacacacacacagctgatacACTCAAACAGTGAATTTATAGCACATACACCTGCATGGAAAAGCATGAAATTATGACAGAAAAACCAGAAAGT encodes:
- the exosc3 gene encoding exosome complex component RRP40, translated to MFSSLKDKVGQVLLPGDEFSFDTEDTISLTTPVKLEKVVCGPGLRRSGDRLQVCKSGVLRHKAPNMFWMDSQQRRYVPVKGETVIGIVTVKSGDIFKVDFGGSEQASLSYLAFEGATKRNRPNVQVGDLVFAQFVVANKDMEPELVCVDSGGRANGMGVFGGGGLLFTVSLGLVRRLLAPQSDLMQDLQKLFPCELVVGMNGRLWVRSSSAQRTLIIANLLQSCETMTAPQRKALFARVAEGTL